Proteins from one Drosophila gunungcola strain Sukarami chromosome 3R, Dgunungcola_SK_2, whole genome shotgun sequence genomic window:
- the LOC128260004 gene encoding uncharacterized protein LOC128260004 gives MIKTKSSDDKLDTLLSRSVVPIIDLAHCGIEEVPVKSVVNRVGHQLKRALSEKGMALLVNHGISDEKLKTAWDHLDDFVDLPPDVRQHYIRTDGDKHGYVSRGQQRFDGKAPELRHAFNISTLNAQNLPEEPLPGFADHISTLATDFKALASFILQALAVSLDIPHTFFLEKHSHMLSGDHDNMSSLRMLYYPPIVDDEPGQNDVIKGRCQYSYQRCLSNQPDFRPEHNPRDEDDLNEVDGPNGQLFEHKLGNGAVIQCPPHVDYGTFTLLSQDSEGGLEVKLPGSEKWHRVGHLPGSILVNVGEILNIWTQERYPALQHRVVIPEQEHIRARGRHSIAFFCHPDNITMISPNDLPNPDAAQDKACLKQRKKSFKAAKERVYNAYQLIQKKFRDTYSNNNHS, from the exons atgataaaaacaaaGAGCAGTGACGACAAACTGGACACTCTGCTCTCGCGCAGCGTGGTTCCGATCATCGATCTCGCCCACTGTG GTATCGAGGAGGTGCCGGTCAAGTCGGTGGTCAACCGCGTGGGTCACCAGCTGAAGAGGGCCCTCTCCGAGAAGGGCATGGCCCTGCTGGTCAACCATGGCATATCAGACGAGAAG ctTAAGACTGCCTGGGATCACCTGGATGATTTCGTGGACCTGCCGCCCGACGTCAGACAGCACTACATCCGCACGGATGGGGACAAACACGGCTACGTGAGTCGCGGCCAGCAGAGATTCGATGGCAAGGCGCCGGAACTGCGCCACGCCTTCAACATCAGCACCCTGAACGCCCAGAACCTGCCGGAGGAGCCGCTGCCCGGATTCGCGGACCACATCAGCACCCTGGCCACGGACTTCAAGGCGCTGGCCAGCTTCATCCTGCAGGCGCTGGCCGTCTCGCTGGACATTCCGCACACGTTCTTCCTCGAAAAGCACTCGCACATGCTGTCCGGCGACCACGACAATATGAGCTCCCTGCGCATGCTCTACTACCCGCCCATTGTGGACGACGAGCCGGGCCAGAACGACGTGATCAAGGGCCGGTGCCAGTACAGCTACCAGCGCTGTCTGTCCAACCAGCCCGACTTCCGGCCGGAGCACAATCCCCGCGACGAGGACGACCTCAACGAGGTGGACGGCCCCAATGGCCAGCTGTTCGAGCACAAACTGGGCAACGGTGCGGTCATCCAGTGTCCACCGCACGTGGACTACGGCACCTTCACCCTGCTCTCCCAGGACTCCGAGGGCGGGCTGGAGGTCAAGCTGCCCGGCAGCGAAAAGTGGCACCGCGTCGGACACCTGCCCGGCTCCATTCTCGTCAACGTCGGCGAGATCTTGAATATCTGGACTCAGGAACGATACCCCGCCTTG CAACATCGCGTGGTTATACCAGAACAGGAACACATTCGTGCCCGTGGTCGCCACTCGATAGCCTTCTTCTGCCATCCGGATAACATTACCATGATATCGCCCAACGATCTGCCCAATCCAGATGCCGCCCAGGACAAGGCGTGTCTCAAGCAGCGAAAGAAGTCCTTCAAGGCGGCGAAAGAACG AGTCTACAATGCATATCAGTTAATACAGAAAAAGTTTAGAGATACGTATAGCAATAACAATCACTCATAA